One part of the Candidatus Acidiferrales bacterium genome encodes these proteins:
- a CDS encoding GatB/YqeY domain-containing protein — protein sequence MGLVDRIQQDLTSAMKTKDELRLSVLRMMKTALKNKQVEKMAALEDTEAAQVLSTLIKQRRDSIEQFTRGGRADLAEKEQKEIAIIEPYLPARASDAEVDAAIAAAMAETGARSPKEMGAVMKNVMARLKGQSVDGKAVSERVKAKLSQ from the coding sequence ATGGGATTGGTGGATCGTATTCAGCAGGACCTGACCTCGGCCATGAAGACGAAGGATGAACTTCGGCTAAGCGTCCTGCGCATGATGAAGACGGCGCTCAAGAACAAGCAGGTTGAAAAAATGGCTGCGCTCGAAGATACGGAAGCGGCCCAGGTGCTCTCCACGCTCATCAAGCAGCGCCGGGATTCGATCGAGCAGTTCACCCGGGGTGGCCGCGCCGACCTGGCCGAGAAGGAACAGAAAGAAATTGCCATCATCGAACCCTATTTGCCGGCCCGAGCTTCCGACGCCGAAGTGGACGCGGCGATTGCCGCCGCCATGGCCGAGACGGGTGCCCGATCGCCCAAAGAGATGGGCGCGGTCATGAAAAATGTGATGGCGCGGTTGAAGGGACAATCAGTGGATGGCAAGGCGGTGAGCGAGCGGGTGAAGGCGAAGCTAAGCCAATAA
- the serA gene encoding phosphoglycerate dehydrogenase, with translation MKIVLGDKISERGLALLDATGWFVSLPSRGALAVELADADALIVRSATHVTAELLGHGPRLRVIGRAGVGVDNIDVEAATRRGILVMNTPGGNAVSVAEHTLALLLALTRSVPQWSAAVHAGRWEKSGAAGIELRGKTLGLIGLGRVGIEVARRAHGLEMDVLACDPYISEKVAREVGAELVPLAELLARSDFVSLHAALGPATDKIINAATIGQMKRGARLVNTARGELVDETALAEALRSGRLAGAALDVFAEEPPRGSPLLGLPNVIATPHVAGSTEEAQEEVGYLIAQQVRDFLAEGVLRNAVNLPTLSAEQYRRLRPYIELGERLGLLVSQVVPGSIGRIRISYAGEPAELGTHILRNAVLEGVLNAVLDEKVNLVNAGTVAAARGLVVEELTRRREHGFPNTLEVAVAPTAPGAAPDAIGNSRELAVEGTVLHNLSPRLLAIDGIELEAPLEGTLLFLRNRDVPGVIGQVGTILGSRQINIATFALGRREAVRGAEAIALVRLDGEVPDSILQPIRGIAAVTEARLVRLPGSTAEASMRTAVPS, from the coding sequence ATGAAAATCGTCCTCGGCGACAAAATCAGCGAGCGCGGCCTCGCCCTGCTCGACGCCACCGGCTGGTTCGTGTCACTGCCTTCCCGCGGCGCCCTTGCCGTTGAACTTGCCGACGCCGATGCCCTGATCGTGCGCAGCGCCACCCACGTGACCGCCGAGCTGCTCGGGCACGGGCCACGCTTGCGCGTGATCGGCCGCGCCGGGGTGGGCGTGGACAATATTGACGTCGAGGCCGCCACCCGCCGGGGCATCCTGGTGATGAACACCCCGGGCGGCAACGCCGTAAGCGTGGCCGAGCACACCCTGGCGCTGCTCCTGGCGCTGACGCGCTCGGTGCCACAGTGGAGCGCCGCTGTCCACGCGGGCCGCTGGGAGAAGAGCGGAGCGGCGGGAATCGAGCTACGCGGCAAAACGCTTGGGTTGATAGGCCTGGGACGCGTGGGCATCGAGGTGGCGCGGCGGGCGCATGGGCTCGAGATGGACGTGCTCGCGTGCGATCCCTACATCAGCGAGAAGGTCGCTCGGGAAGTCGGCGCTGAGCTGGTTCCGCTCGCCGAGTTGCTGGCGCGGTCGGATTTCGTGTCGTTGCATGCCGCGCTCGGTCCCGCCACCGATAAGATAATCAACGCCGCGACCATCGGGCAGATGAAGCGCGGCGCGCGGCTGGTCAATACCGCCCGCGGCGAATTGGTGGACGAAACAGCGCTCGCCGAGGCGCTCCGATCCGGGCGCCTGGCAGGGGCCGCCTTGGACGTCTTTGCCGAGGAACCGCCGCGGGGCTCGCCCCTGCTGGGCCTGCCCAACGTGATCGCCACGCCGCATGTGGCCGGGTCCACCGAAGAGGCTCAGGAGGAAGTGGGCTATCTGATCGCCCAGCAGGTGCGCGACTTCCTGGCCGAGGGCGTCTTGCGCAACGCCGTCAACCTGCCCACCCTTTCGGCCGAACAGTACCGGCGGCTCCGGCCGTATATCGAGCTCGGCGAGCGCCTGGGGTTGCTGGTGTCGCAGGTGGTGCCCGGCTCGATCGGCCGCATCCGCATCAGCTACGCGGGCGAGCCCGCCGAACTCGGCACGCACATTCTGCGGAATGCCGTGCTCGAAGGCGTGCTCAACGCTGTGCTCGATGAAAAGGTCAACTTGGTCAACGCCGGCACCGTGGCGGCAGCGCGTGGGCTGGTCGTGGAAGAGCTCACCCGCCGGCGGGAGCACGGTTTCCCCAACACGCTCGAGGTGGCGGTGGCCCCGACGGCACCGGGGGCGGCCCCGGATGCGATCGGGAACAGCCGCGAGCTGGCCGTGGAGGGCACTGTGCTGCACAACCTTTCGCCGCGCCTCCTTGCCATAGACGGCATCGAACTCGAAGCACCGCTCGAAGGGACGCTGCTCTTCCTGCGCAACCGCGATGTCCCGGGGGTCATTGGTCAGGTGGGGACCATCCTGGGCAGCCGGCAGATCAACATCGCCACCTTTGCCCTGGGCCGGCGCGAGGCCGTGCGCGGTGCCGAAGCCATCGCGCTAGTGCGGCTCGACGGCGAAGTGCCCGACTCCATCCTCCAGCCCATCCGCGGCATCGCCGCCGTCACCGAAGCGCGCCTGGTGCGCTTGCCCGGCTCGACCGCAGAAGCAAGCATGCGAACAGCCGTGCCCTCATGA